One genomic region from Bacteroidota bacterium encodes:
- a CDS encoding polysaccharide biosynthesis C-terminal domain-containing protein, with protein MIDKITRLGKDTLIYGTSTVLGRLLNFLLVPIYTNFLSPSDYGITAYIYSLLAFLNVIYNYGMESAYFRYSASQEIGNPKQNFSTPFISIATTSFIFSGIIISLATPIAEAVNIPLHYSSIILYSGLILFFDALAIVPFALLRQKNKAKLFATIKFLNIVINVSLNILLLVKYKMGIEGIFISGTIASLITFIFLLPTVLKNLTFNFSGDLYKVLLKFGLPSLPAGFALMVIQVIDRPILRALTDNASVGIYQANYKLGIFMMLVVSMFDYAWKPFFFARAKDDNAKELFARITTYFFLLMSIVLLIITFFIEDIVKIQISGRFIIHPDYWVGLNIIPIIMLGYLFYGLSLTFSAGIYLEKKTIYLPIITFTAAAVNVVINFLLIPAIGIMGAAVATLASYITMSVLMFFYSQKFYKINYEFIRILKITIAGALTFILFFSIPKTEYHLILKLLVLFVFVILLYLFTFFRKGEINKLKQLLSSLSNKKP; from the coding sequence ATGATTGATAAAATCACCCGGTTAGGGAAAGATACATTAATCTACGGAACAAGCACTGTCCTGGGTAGGTTGCTGAATTTTCTGCTTGTCCCCATTTATACAAACTTTCTTTCTCCAAGCGATTATGGGATCACGGCATATATTTATTCTCTGCTTGCATTTCTTAATGTGATATACAATTACGGGATGGAGTCGGCTTATTTTCGATATTCCGCTTCTCAGGAAATAGGAAATCCAAAACAAAATTTCAGTACTCCTTTTATCTCGATTGCAACAACTTCTTTTATATTCTCGGGCATAATTATCTCACTCGCAACTCCCATTGCCGAAGCTGTTAATATTCCTCTCCATTATTCTTCAATCATTTTATATTCAGGACTAATATTATTTTTTGATGCGTTGGCAATAGTTCCGTTTGCACTCCTCCGGCAGAAAAATAAAGCTAAACTTTTTGCGACAATAAAATTTCTTAACATAGTCATTAACGTATCATTAAATATTTTACTTCTTGTAAAATATAAAATGGGTATTGAAGGTATTTTTATTAGCGGAACAATTGCATCGCTGATTACTTTTATTTTTCTACTGCCCACCGTTTTGAAAAATTTAACATTCAATTTTTCTGGTGATCTTTATAAAGTTTTATTAAAATTCGGGCTCCCTTCCCTGCCCGCCGGTTTTGCCTTGATGGTAATTCAGGTAATCGACCGTCCGATACTGCGGGCACTAACCGATAATGCCTCAGTCGGAATATATCAGGCAAATTACAAACTTGGGATATTCATGATGCTCGTTGTTTCGATGTTCGACTACGCGTGGAAACCTTTTTTCTTCGCCCGCGCCAAAGATGATAATGCGAAAGAGCTTTTCGCCCGAATCACAACTTACTTTTTTCTGCTGATGAGCATCGTTTTATTGATCATTACTTTCTTCATTGAAGATATTGTTAAAATACAAATTTCCGGCAGGTTTATAATCCACCCCGATTATTGGGTTGGGTTAAACATCATTCCAATTATTATGTTAGGTTATTTATTTTATGGTCTGTCGCTCACTTTTTCCGCCGGTATTTATTTGGAGAAAAAAACAATATACCTCCCTATCATAACATTTACCGCAGCTGCTGTAAATGTCGTAATAAATTTTTTATTAATCCCTGCTATCGGAATTATGGGTGCGGCTGTGGCAACGTTAGCAAGTTACATCACAATGTCCGTGCTGATGTTTTTCTACTCACAAAAATTCTATAAGATTAATTATGAATTCATACGCATCCTTAAAATAACAATTGCAGGGGCTCTTACATTTATACTGTTTTTCAGCATCCCAAAAACTGAGTATCATCTGATTTTAAAATTACTGGTCCTTTTTGTTTTCGTTATTCTTCTTTATCTATTTACTTTTTTTAGAAAGGGAGAAATAAACAAGCTAAAGCAACTCCTCTCATCCCTCAGTAACAAAAAACCGTAA
- a CDS encoding DUF1385 domain-containing protein gives MSENKINFDPNKPMQVGGQAVIEGVMMRAPGMVATAVRRANGEIVIKKEEFHTLAERKKFFKTPILRGAVGLVEIMILGVRTLNFSADIAMMDIEEAEAKNGKKKNKKAGSNSSWKLALTVLVAFAIGMAIFFVTPLFIATHLFQVEQDAFAFNLISGSVRLLLLIIYITAISFMKDVQRVFQYHGAEHKVVFAFESKAPLTIEGARIFSRFHPRCGTSFLLIVMLASIFIFSIFDSLYIQYIGPMNIFTRLLTHLPLVPFVGGAAYEFIRLSARKSNTTIGKILVAPCLWLQNITTKEPTDDQIEVALKALQVSLRIGASEIIPADNI, from the coding sequence GTGAGTGAAAATAAAATAAATTTTGACCCCAACAAGCCTATGCAAGTTGGCGGTCAAGCTGTAATCGAAGGTGTGATGATGCGTGCTCCCGGTATGGTGGCAACCGCTGTCCGCAGAGCCAACGGCGAAATCGTGATTAAAAAAGAAGAATTTCACACACTCGCTGAGCGGAAAAAATTTTTTAAAACACCTATCCTTCGGGGTGCTGTCGGTTTAGTTGAGATAATGATTTTGGGTGTGCGAACTTTAAATTTTTCTGCTGATATTGCGATGATGGACATCGAAGAAGCAGAAGCAAAGAATGGAAAAAAGAAAAACAAAAAAGCGGGCAGCAATTCAAGCTGGAAATTAGCTCTAACGGTTCTAGTTGCATTTGCAATCGGTATGGCGATATTTTTCGTTACACCACTTTTTATTGCAACTCATCTTTTTCAAGTTGAACAAGACGCATTCGCCTTCAATCTTATTTCTGGCAGCGTCCGACTTTTACTTTTGATTATATACATCACTGCGATATCATTTATGAAAGATGTCCAGCGTGTGTTTCAGTATCACGGGGCTGAGCACAAAGTGGTTTTTGCTTTTGAATCGAAAGCCCCCCTCACAATCGAAGGTGCACGAATATTTTCGCGGTTTCATCCCCGATGTGGAACAAGTTTTCTTTTAATTGTGATGTTAGCTTCCATTTTTATTTTTAGCATATTCGATTCGTTATATATTCAATATATCGGTCCGATGAATATATTTACACGACTTTTAACACATCTTCCGCTCGTTCCTTTTGTTGGAGGTGCCGCTTATGAATTTATCAGATTGTCGGCACGCAAGAGCAATACAACGATTGGTAAAATTCTTGTAGCACCCTGTTTATGGCTGCAAAATATTACAACCAAAGAACCGACAGACGACCAGATTGAAGTTGCATTAAAAGCTCTTCAAGTTTCTTTAAGAATTGGAGCCTCTGAAATAATTCCAGCGGATAACATTTAA
- the prfA gene encoding peptide chain release factor 1, protein MFERLKRIKARFEEITQLLSDPAVINNQDKFRELNKEFSELSDIVRVYESYLRAKNDLDGINHLLDTSSDPDIKDLAQSEKEEAVKKVFTIEEGLKTLLLPKDPNDTKNCLLEIRAGTGGDEAGLFAADLFRMYSRFAEKNNWKVELLDFSESGKGGFKEIILRISGQEAYGKLKFEIGVHRVQRVPETESQGRVHTSAATVAVLPEVEDVEIEINPADLQFDTYRAGGKGGQNVNKVETAVRITHHPSGVIVACQQERSQFKNKELAMKMLRAKLYEAKIKEQNDSVSAQRKSMVKSGDRSDKIRTYNFPQNRVTDHRIGLTLYNLSEFIDGKIDEMIEQLKLVDKTEKLANAE, encoded by the coding sequence ATGTTTGAACGATTAAAAAGAATTAAAGCACGATTTGAAGAAATTACACAACTGTTGAGCGACCCTGCTGTTATAAACAATCAAGATAAATTCAGAGAACTTAATAAAGAATTCAGTGAGCTATCAGATATAGTACGTGTTTACGAAAGTTATCTCAGAGCAAAGAATGATTTAGACGGAATCAACCATTTATTGGATACTTCTTCCGACCCGGACATAAAAGATTTAGCACAATCGGAAAAAGAAGAAGCTGTTAAAAAAGTTTTCACTATTGAAGAAGGCTTGAAAACTTTATTGCTTCCCAAAGACCCGAACGATACAAAAAACTGTTTGCTTGAAATCCGAGCCGGTACGGGTGGCGACGAAGCTGGATTATTTGCGGCTGATTTATTCAGAATGTACTCAAGGTTTGCTGAAAAGAACAATTGGAAAGTTGAGTTATTAGATTTCAGCGAATCTGGTAAAGGCGGCTTCAAAGAAATAATTTTAAGAATCAGCGGACAAGAGGCGTACGGAAAATTAAAATTTGAAATTGGAGTTCACAGAGTTCAGCGTGTCCCCGAAACAGAGTCGCAAGGTCGCGTGCACACTTCAGCAGCCACAGTCGCAGTGCTTCCTGAGGTTGAGGATGTCGAGATTGAAATTAACCCCGCCGATTTACAGTTCGACACATATAGAGCTGGCGGTAAAGGGGGGCAGAATGTAAATAAAGTTGAAACCGCCGTGAGAATAACCCACCATCCATCCGGAGTAATCGTGGCTTGCCAGCAGGAGCGCTCACAATTTAAGAACAAGGAACTTGCGATGAAAATGCTTCGTGCTAAATTGTATGAAGCAAAAATCAAAGAACAAAACGATTCAGTCTCGGCACAACGAAAATCGATGGTAAAAAGCGGCGACAGAAGCGATAAAATTAGAACCTATAATTTCCCTCAGAACAGAGTAACCGACCATAGAATCGGGTTAACTCTTTATAACCTCTCAGAATTCATCGACGGGAAGATTGATGAAATGATAGAACAACTCAAGCTTGTTGATAAAACAGAAAAATTAGCTAACGCAGAGTAA
- a CDS encoding FlgD immunoglobulin-like domain containing protein — protein sequence MKYKLQKLILPILIMVGMIAATIDANGQLNPPEGFKKERVINKNVTSPYPYRTIRSIQYNHPDSLAKADLVQFSNPAAYWHLQKANFITPDPTGTRSLDTITIVGVVVIPAKIFGYTGNGYTMVIADTGYYSDPEYNSQQFRNILLRAPVGSANPGDSIYYQYMLNPEPGDIVRVTGWVWEFPSYNDGGWAMHSMTQFVPLKDTLGAPANIMEIIESSYPLPNYKIIPPDENPFYQGIWPGKIKFSTGEPLESGFVKMYNLNVTEILSSGRGTVNMVDDMGNSISTYDASNWFTYDAARRNPASTYIMPAVGARIDSIRGWMSPVTGGEASRGYRISPIYDGDIKFGTPNPIITQHRREPVVVHPDSNPKVTVRVYKLTGGNDIVTDTLYYSINGGPFQKKRMFGPYPDSSAFLLIGKYPAGTTVRYFMKTFASDGRSATLANSASGPMGQDTSKGFFFYEVLNRELTIQDIQYTPYPNGRTPYLGANPVSVTGTVTVDTSDIGLSPLNVAGTNSWYIQSGNAPWSGLWIVGPESTLANVRKGDSIRVTGRIIENFEVTRMDSIRHPIQIIATGRTVPAPVSLPTSTFTFGERANGDPIAEMWEGMLVKFDSVHVTNIWPVFSDPTEFDVNDGSGTTTIRRDGKHHFSNVLADTLLGMNILSLDDKITPLTGVVYYSFNRYKIDPRQNSDFNAGNLYSYNQGWNLVSVPFIPRDTLNSKKINVFPDAQSNAFAYSAGYNSKDTLYNGIGYWLKFTNPVVRRMHGRRVNSAQIYVNAGWNLIGSITSPVATSTVTSNPPGMIASPYYAYNNGYTVSTNIEPGKAYWIKVANSGTLTLGGISLFLNKETEQFAKIEEYNTITITDKNNMSQTLYVGLDAEGKVKNELYGMPPSPPATLFDVRFASQRILETYPMSIEKFVQHTVNIQSAEYPITVSWNIVNSGGKNFLLTDAANGKLIGVKELKGEGSLRVTNQNLTSLMLKIENGEEIPMEFALGQNYPNPFNPTTKMTIAVPKAALVEMVVYNILGQKVRTLVNEIRPAGYHTIEWNGKNEQGNNIPSGVYFIRMVSGSFTQVNKMLMLK from the coding sequence ATGAAGTACAAATTACAAAAATTAATTTTACCTATCTTAATTATGGTAGGTATGATAGCTGCGACGATTGATGCAAACGGGCAGCTAAACCCGCCGGAGGGTTTTAAAAAAGAGAGAGTAATAAATAAAAATGTAACCTCACCATATCCCTACCGGACGATTAGGTCAATCCAATACAATCACCCTGACTCATTAGCTAAAGCTGATTTGGTCCAATTTTCAAACCCAGCAGCTTATTGGCATTTGCAAAAAGCGAATTTTATAACTCCGGATCCAACCGGCACTCGGAGTTTGGATACAATAACAATCGTAGGTGTTGTTGTTATTCCTGCAAAAATATTTGGATATACAGGAAACGGTTATACTATGGTTATCGCTGATACCGGTTATTATTCTGATCCTGAATATAACAGCCAACAATTTAGAAATATATTATTAAGAGCACCAGTTGGTTCCGCTAATCCCGGGGATTCAATTTATTATCAGTATATGCTAAATCCAGAGCCCGGAGATATAGTTAGAGTAACTGGCTGGGTGTGGGAATTCCCAAGCTATAATGATGGTGGGTGGGCAATGCACAGCATGACACAATTTGTGCCTTTAAAGGATACATTAGGAGCTCCAGCCAATATTATGGAGATAATAGAATCCAGTTATCCTCTTCCTAATTATAAAATCATACCTCCGGATGAAAATCCATTTTATCAAGGTATTTGGCCAGGCAAAATTAAATTTTCTACCGGTGAACCTTTAGAATCTGGTTTTGTCAAGATGTATAATCTAAATGTAACTGAAATACTGAGTTCAGGGCGTGGAACTGTTAATATGGTCGATGATATGGGAAATTCAATCTCGACTTATGATGCATCAAATTGGTTCACCTATGACGCTGCTCGGCGTAATCCTGCTTCAACTTATATTATGCCTGCTGTTGGAGCAAGAATCGATTCAATACGTGGTTGGATGTCGCCTGTTACTGGTGGAGAAGCTTCACGAGGGTACCGCATTTCACCAATTTATGATGGCGATATAAAATTTGGAACTCCCAATCCAATTATAACACAACATAGACGAGAACCTGTAGTTGTTCACCCTGATAGTAATCCAAAAGTAACTGTAAGAGTATATAAATTAACTGGTGGAAATGACATCGTTACTGATACTTTGTATTATAGCATTAATGGAGGACCTTTTCAGAAGAAACGAATGTTTGGTCCATATCCGGATTCATCAGCTTTTCTACTAATAGGTAAGTACCCAGCAGGAACAACTGTACGTTATTTCATGAAAACTTTTGCGAGTGATGGTCGTTCCGCAACTCTGGCAAATTCCGCATCAGGACCGATGGGGCAAGATACGTCTAAAGGATTTTTCTTTTATGAAGTGTTAAATCGAGAGTTAACTATACAAGACATACAATACACACCATATCCAAATGGTCGAACACCTTATCTCGGAGCAAATCCTGTATCAGTCACAGGTACTGTAACTGTAGATACTTCGGATATAGGGCTTTCACCTCTAAATGTTGCAGGGACAAATTCCTGGTATATACAGAGTGGTAATGCACCGTGGAGTGGGTTATGGATTGTTGGGCCAGAATCTACTTTAGCAAATGTTCGTAAAGGAGACAGCATACGTGTTACAGGTAGAATAATTGAGAACTTTGAAGTTACACGGATGGATAGTATTAGACATCCTATTCAGATTATCGCTACCGGCAGAACAGTTCCGGCACCAGTTTCATTACCAACCTCGACATTTACATTTGGTGAAAGAGCGAATGGAGATCCGATCGCCGAAATGTGGGAAGGTATGTTAGTAAAATTTGACTCTGTACATGTAACAAATATCTGGCCTGTATTCTCCGATCCTACTGAGTTTGATGTAAATGACGGTTCTGGAACAACAACGATAAGGCGGGATGGTAAACATCACTTCTCGAATGTATTGGCTGATACGCTTCTCGGTATGAATATTCTATCGCTTGATGATAAAATCACGCCATTAACTGGTGTGGTGTACTATAGTTTTAATAGGTATAAAATTGACCCGAGACAAAATTCTGATTTCAATGCGGGGAATCTCTATAGTTACAATCAAGGTTGGAATTTAGTATCAGTTCCATTTATTCCTCGCGATACTTTAAACTCAAAGAAAATAAACGTATTCCCGGATGCACAATCAAATGCCTTTGCATATTCTGCCGGTTATAACTCAAAAGATACACTGTATAACGGGATAGGGTATTGGCTTAAATTTACAAATCCCGTTGTTCGTCGTATGCATGGACGTAGGGTCAATTCTGCACAAATTTATGTAAATGCGGGTTGGAATTTAATTGGTTCGATTACAAGCCCTGTTGCCACGAGTACTGTAACTTCAAATCCTCCTGGGATGATTGCTTCACCATATTATGCTTACAACAATGGATATACAGTATCTACTAATATCGAACCGGGGAAGGCTTATTGGATAAAGGTTGCTAATTCAGGAACCTTAACTCTTGGTGGTATTTCACTATTCTTGAATAAAGAAACAGAGCAATTTGCAAAAATCGAAGAATATAATACAATAACGATAACTGATAAAAACAACATGAGCCAGACACTCTATGTCGGTTTGGACGCTGAAGGAAAGGTAAAGAATGAACTTTATGGAATGCCTCCTTCGCCACCTGCGACACTGTTCGATGTCCGTTTTGCATCACAGAGAATTTTAGAAACTTATCCGATGAGTATCGAAAAATTCGTACAACATACGGTAAATATACAATCAGCAGAATATCCGATTACAGTTTCATGGAATATCGTCAACAGTGGCGGTAAAAACTTCTTGCTCACCGATGCTGCAAACGGTAAACTTATCGGAGTTAAAGAACTGAAAGGTGAAGGAAGCTTGAGAGTTACAAACCAAAACTTAACTTCTCTGATGTTAAAGATTGAAAACGGCGAAGAAATTCCGATGGAGTTTGCACTCGGTCAGAACTATCCGAACCCGTTCAACCCGACTACAAAGATGACTATTGCGGTTCCAAAAGCTGCTTTGGTTGAGATGGTAGTGTATAACATACTTGGACAGAAAGTTCGTACTTTAGTGAACGAAATCCGTCCTGCCGGTTATCATACAATCGAGTGGAACGGAAAGAACGAGCAAGGAAACAACATCCCGAGCGGAGTTTACTTTATTCGTATGGTCAGTGGTTCGTTTACGCAAGTAAACAAAATGTTGATGTTGAAATGA
- a CDS encoding YCF48-related protein, producing the protein MKYLSKIFIALLFPLVIFSQQDWTWQNPLPQGNILFDIFTINNQSLVAVGANATLMETTNGGVDWDISYRSAGKTTTLRAIYHKNNITYSVGDSGTIIKKTLGGKPILQKTPTDKKLTDVFFSTENTGWAVGESGTLLKTTTGGDSWSVVTTGTSLSLKKIFFPSVTTGYIVGDDGKIIKTSNGGTAWDTIPSGTRNDLASVYFVSDSIGWVIGNLVFLKTTNGGKDWVNQFRLTLGTDVQFTSLTKGYVTTTNGVLFKTTNGGGTWIPDTVAANQNIKAISFADANNGWLLSGFVDLRRTTNAAVNWDLISRGNTTQIRDIFFNDTTTGWAVGEAGTIMLTTNSGDNWTLLHKATNVNLNSVALNIAPDKQVLSGCIVGDNGVLLRTYDNGVSWSELPKPTNQNLNSVFNISETYWTVGNNGLILKSSDGGWNWSLQNLQDTTDLNSVFFINANIGWTVGKLGLIYKTTDGGESWKRIVSILKNELFDVYFVDKDTGWFVGSNKTILRTTCGGDCLIIDSIAAQSFQMSPAPNKTNYYSVKFVNDTTGWIVGSGGVILKTTNGGKKWFLSQSSTLNSLLAVEFENENIGWVCGFNGTILKTTTGGGSGEPVIPPTPPKIPAPVLYQNYPNPFFTTKNIETSIKYEIFEPSHVTLKVYNILGQHIETLVDEYQEARVYDGVKFSSTNRPSGVYFYVLRTNKSFKAGSMILVK; encoded by the coding sequence GTGAAATATCTATCCAAAATTTTTATCGCACTTCTGTTCCCCCTCGTTATATTTTCTCAGCAAGATTGGACGTGGCAGAACCCGTTACCACAAGGGAATATACTTTTCGATATATTTACAATTAATAATCAGTCGCTTGTTGCGGTCGGTGCAAATGCTACCCTAATGGAAACAACGAACGGCGGCGTTGATTGGGATATTTCATATCGGTCAGCAGGTAAAACCACAACTCTTCGCGCAATATATCATAAAAACAATATTACATATTCAGTAGGGGATTCAGGAACGATTATAAAAAAAACTTTGGGCGGAAAACCTATCCTTCAAAAAACTCCTACTGATAAAAAACTTACCGATGTATTTTTCTCTACAGAAAATACCGGGTGGGCTGTTGGTGAGAGTGGAACTCTTCTCAAAACTACAACTGGAGGCGATTCATGGTCGGTTGTTACAACCGGAACTTCATTATCACTGAAAAAGATTTTCTTTCCTTCGGTAACGACTGGATACATTGTTGGAGATGACGGAAAAATTATAAAAACTTCAAACGGTGGAACTGCCTGGGATACAATTCCGAGCGGAACCCGCAACGACCTTGCATCCGTTTATTTTGTAAGCGATTCGATTGGCTGGGTTATTGGCAATTTAGTTTTTCTAAAAACTACGAACGGCGGAAAAGATTGGGTTAATCAATTCAGGCTCACACTCGGAACCGATGTCCAATTTACTTCACTAACTAAAGGTTATGTTACAACAACTAATGGTGTTTTGTTTAAAACTACGAACGGCGGTGGAACCTGGATTCCCGATACCGTAGCTGCAAATCAAAATATCAAAGCGATCTCTTTTGCTGATGCAAATAATGGATGGTTACTTAGCGGTTTTGTAGATTTAAGAAGAACTACAAATGCGGCAGTTAACTGGGATTTGATTTCGAGAGGGAATACTACACAGATTCGAGATATTTTCTTTAACGATACTACAACGGGTTGGGCTGTTGGAGAAGCAGGAACCATTATGCTGACAACCAACAGCGGCGACAATTGGACGTTACTGCATAAAGCGACGAACGTCAACCTAAACTCCGTAGCTCTAAACATTGCACCGGATAAACAAGTTTTAAGCGGCTGTATTGTCGGAGATAATGGGGTTTTATTGCGGACGTATGATAACGGAGTTTCGTGGAGCGAACTTCCGAAACCGACTAATCAGAATTTGAACTCAGTTTTTAATATTTCAGAAACATACTGGACAGTTGGCAACAATGGATTGATCCTGAAATCTTCCGATGGTGGCTGGAACTGGTCGCTTCAGAATCTTCAGGACACGACCGACCTGAATTCTGTATTTTTTATAAATGCAAATATCGGTTGGACAGTAGGTAAATTGGGCTTGATTTACAAAACTACCGACGGCGGCGAAAGTTGGAAACGAATTGTTTCAATATTGAAAAACGAGCTTTTTGATGTTTATTTTGTCGATAAAGACACTGGTTGGTTCGTAGGTTCTAACAAAACAATTTTACGAACAACCTGCGGCGGCGATTGCCTAATAATTGATTCTATCGCTGCTCAAAGCTTTCAGATGAGTCCGGCTCCCAATAAAACAAATTATTATTCGGTTAAATTTGTAAATGATACTACCGGCTGGATTGTTGGTAGTGGTGGAGTTATTCTTAAAACTACTAATGGTGGGAAAAAATGGTTCTTATCTCAAAGCTCGACATTAAATTCGTTATTGGCAGTAGAATTTGAAAACGAAAATATTGGCTGGGTTTGTGGTTTTAACGGAACTATCTTAAAAACTACAACAGGCGGCGGCTCAGGTGAACCTGTTATTCCACCAACTCCACCCAAAATTCCAGCCCCTGTTCTTTACCAAAATTATCCTAATCCGTTTTTTACAACAAAAAATATAGAAACTTCGATCAAGTATGAAATATTTGAACCTTCGCATGTTACACTGAAGGTATATAATATATTAGGTCAACATATAGAAACATTAGTTGATGAGTATCAGGAAGCGCGTGTTTATGATGGTGTAAAATTCTCTTCCACAAATCGGCCGAGCGGTGTATATTTCTACGTTTTAAGAACTAACAAATCGTTCAAAGCCGGAAGTATGATTTTAGTAAAATAG